From the Maioricimonas rarisocia genome, one window contains:
- a CDS encoding PSP1 C-terminal domain-containing protein: MIALVRYGVIPEVARCEVPESLAIQRGDRVVIQTHRGLVLGTVLDQVKVSPEPGESGPPAPSSTVVRLATADDERGEQDLKSEAAAAFAEWNERIHSWKLDLQLIDLEWTLDRGKQVLYVLNDRGPDCTTLALRAAAAGLGVIEVQPVSSEGVVTLPSGGGGGCGSCGSGH; encoded by the coding sequence ATGATTGCACTTGTACGATATGGCGTGATCCCCGAGGTGGCCCGTTGCGAGGTGCCCGAATCCCTTGCCATCCAGCGGGGGGATCGCGTCGTCATTCAGACGCACCGCGGACTGGTCCTGGGCACCGTGCTTGATCAGGTAAAGGTCAGCCCCGAGCCTGGAGAATCGGGACCTCCCGCCCCGTCGTCAACCGTCGTACGTCTGGCGACCGCCGATGACGAACGGGGGGAGCAGGACCTGAAGTCCGAAGCGGCAGCGGCATTTGCCGAGTGGAACGAGCGAATTCATTCCTGGAAACTCGATCTGCAGCTGATCGATCTGGAGTGGACGCTCGACCGGGGCAAACAGGTGCTGTACGTCCTGAATGATCGGGGGCCCGACTGTACGACGCTGGCCCTGCGGGCCGCTGCGGCCGGCCTGGGGGTCATCGAGGTCCAGCCGGTCTCGTCCGAAGGCGTGGTCACGCTGCCGAGCGGTGGCGGCGGCGGTTGCGGCAGCTGCGGAAGCGGGCACTGA
- a CDS encoding carbon storage regulator produces MLVLTRRLNEAIVIDNAIELRVVAINGRRIRLAIDAPQEVTIRRSEVSEKTPDLESSDPELLVP; encoded by the coding sequence ATGCTGGTTCTTACCCGACGGTTGAATGAAGCGATCGTCATCGACAACGCCATCGAACTTCGCGTTGTCGCCATCAATGGCCGCCGCATCCGGCTGGCGATCGACGCTCCGCAAGAAGTGACCATCCGCCGCAGCGAGGTTTCGGAAAAGACTCCCGACCTCGAATCGTCGGACCCCGAACTTCTCGTTCCCTGA
- a CDS encoding outer membrane protein assembly factor BamB family protein codes for MRRYLRAALLGSMLIAAIATTGAAQGLIPRQESPSQFAPGLLRRLPRNGRVEFSLQEAQRQIADADYSNAIATLQQVIELSEDAFLAEDEPIGLRAAAEQMLLELPASARDGYERLYGVQAEQLLEDGLEREDWSRLEEAERRFFATAAGREASARLAVRDLARGDFVYAVRRIEHLLDDPECPASWKPELKLLAVAAWQGSGNPQAARPYREQLATADAAARKKLGNLVADAESPQELQHRIDVLIGARTVAATGLPAWRMIGGDLTHNSAAAPAAPAGDLHWQRPTIDGHDSDYPERIPDIVAVNDSLERRYAVPDSDSPQVLPVHRPLVIGDTVVYQTPGSVKAVGLSSGEFRWASVDVDETFRYLVDQQYQPNQPWHQPLLELYLGQRLWRDQTSASLSSDGTRVIAITHGGIVGAISPATLGTTSIPLHALAPHSTNVLSAYELDGGRVQWQVGGRTAADNRTLGGTFFLGPPLPLDGVLYCLSEDRGQIRLVALDAAAGELLWSQPLLNPEQTIGSLNEDRERRWGGLTPAYSGGLLVCPTGEEVVVAVDPRQRAVVWATQYVDADLGRTVTPNARLAIRMRRGPRSDSTTSLDELLVEDRWYDSTVRIADGYVLLTPHDSDSIHCLRLLDGKVVWERPRNEALYMAGVYDGRVVLVGRTQVETISLEDGEPVWEEPTPIPAVSGFGFRHQGILVLPLSTGEITSIDLESGRILATSPLPDDILPGNLVADGGRIVFQSGTRVAAFRSPEDIRREIEAALAADEPDVRALQLRGELRLHLGEIDAGVADLIAAIEQGDAGRSRHVLGSALIDGLRTDFDEYRPYAARLDEMIEEPRLRSTFLRRYAVGLRRHGEHAAALQQYLRFAEGVAGNARLEQVEGDRFVRSDRWVRGEFLELVEGADDATRAAMNTQFSNWLDEATATSDEQALRRFVTLFGPHPLAEQALVWLANRLDPQDDFLTLESLLLTLRDSDKAELRAFATAKLIQTDLAIGHSGRVAQLATELENQYADVPALNDQTGAELLAEWQQRDDWATLTEPAPEWPVDNVEVTSSIAGRRGSSMYPVNHIGPRSDVFFGWTFFVDAGGQELTAYDAIGERRWTLRVGGTGGHGPFSVRYVMTRGHLMLVALRDQFRIVAIDEDDDVVELYSGRLTQGQTTAIVPARIKGFRGQLQLDATQQELLGNVGPLTGDVLCYLLETTLYAVDPLTGRILWKRENLPSGSEILADDHYVVLRTQDDRLIVLRGDDGALIGEREVPDGASVDRRGAEWGRLLLLADGSGERQVFAMYDPVDESLLWKRDYEEGTRWAPVDGQDIAVLTPTGDFEVLDFQTGTPVIATQVEAQPRLEDFLVETNEQSLFVMTYSQATDGSHVDVLPASGRNLPEVNGFVHGLARKTGKLLWSQRVERQAIDTHLPSGWPALIFTARLSGPQLQENGQFRTVSELSTLVLDKKSGRVLHKGTMQDPLMNTGWQTDVDERTIRLRFRLRGIELRFREEAAEPEPPPQQEPEAD; via the coding sequence ATGAGACGCTACCTCCGGGCCGCCTTGCTGGGCAGCATGCTGATCGCCGCCATCGCGACGACCGGGGCTGCTCAGGGACTGATTCCCCGACAGGAGTCCCCATCGCAGTTTGCTCCGGGCCTGCTGCGGCGCCTGCCTCGCAACGGTCGCGTCGAGTTTTCGCTGCAGGAAGCTCAGCGGCAGATCGCCGATGCGGACTACTCGAATGCCATTGCCACACTGCAGCAGGTGATCGAACTCTCCGAAGACGCGTTTCTGGCGGAAGATGAACCGATCGGGCTGCGGGCGGCTGCTGAGCAGATGCTGCTTGAACTGCCGGCCAGCGCCCGCGACGGCTACGAGCGGCTCTACGGCGTCCAGGCGGAGCAGTTGCTCGAAGACGGGTTGGAGCGGGAAGACTGGTCCCGGCTGGAAGAGGCCGAACGCCGCTTCTTTGCCACCGCTGCCGGACGCGAGGCCTCTGCAAGGCTGGCCGTCCGGGATCTGGCGCGCGGTGACTTTGTGTATGCGGTCCGCAGGATCGAACACCTGCTCGATGATCCCGAGTGTCCCGCTTCGTGGAAACCGGAGCTGAAGCTGCTTGCCGTCGCGGCGTGGCAGGGATCAGGCAATCCGCAGGCGGCCCGTCCGTATCGAGAGCAGCTTGCGACGGCAGATGCCGCGGCGCGAAAGAAACTCGGCAACCTTGTGGCCGATGCCGAATCGCCACAGGAACTGCAGCATCGGATTGATGTGCTGATCGGTGCACGGACCGTCGCGGCGACCGGTTTGCCGGCCTGGCGGATGATCGGTGGCGATCTGACGCACAACTCCGCGGCAGCGCCCGCGGCGCCGGCGGGTGATCTTCACTGGCAGCGGCCCACGATCGACGGGCATGACTCGGACTACCCGGAACGGATCCCCGACATTGTTGCGGTCAACGACAGTCTCGAACGGCGATACGCCGTCCCTGACAGTGACTCGCCGCAGGTGCTGCCCGTTCATCGTCCTCTGGTCATCGGCGACACGGTCGTCTACCAGACGCCCGGGAGCGTCAAGGCGGTCGGCCTCTCGAGTGGTGAGTTCCGCTGGGCGTCGGTCGACGTCGACGAGACGTTCCGGTATCTGGTCGACCAGCAATACCAGCCCAATCAGCCGTGGCATCAGCCATTGCTGGAGCTGTACCTCGGGCAGCGACTGTGGCGTGACCAGACGTCTGCCTCGCTCTCCAGTGACGGCACGCGGGTCATTGCGATCACTCACGGCGGCATCGTGGGAGCCATCAGCCCGGCCACGCTGGGGACGACGTCGATCCCGCTGCACGCGCTGGCACCGCATTCGACCAACGTCCTCTCTGCCTACGAGCTGGACGGCGGGCGTGTGCAATGGCAGGTCGGCGGACGGACTGCGGCCGACAATCGCACGCTGGGAGGCACGTTTTTCCTCGGCCCCCCCTTGCCGCTGGATGGTGTCCTGTACTGTCTGAGTGAGGATCGAGGCCAGATTCGTCTGGTGGCCCTGGACGCGGCGGCAGGAGAACTGCTGTGGTCGCAGCCGCTGCTCAATCCCGAGCAGACGATCGGCAGTCTCAATGAGGACCGGGAACGTCGCTGGGGCGGGCTGACGCCGGCCTATTCGGGCGGGCTGCTCGTCTGTCCCACGGGCGAAGAAGTGGTCGTCGCGGTCGATCCGAGGCAGCGGGCCGTGGTCTGGGCGACTCAGTACGTCGATGCCGACCTGGGCCGGACGGTGACTCCGAATGCCCGGCTGGCGATTCGCATGCGACGTGGACCTCGCAGCGATTCCACGACCTCGCTGGACGAACTGCTCGTCGAGGATCGCTGGTACGATTCGACCGTGCGCATTGCCGATGGCTATGTGTTGCTCACGCCGCACGACTCCGACAGCATTCACTGCCTGCGGCTGCTGGACGGCAAAGTCGTCTGGGAACGTCCCCGAAACGAAGCGTTGTACATGGCGGGGGTCTATGACGGACGCGTCGTGCTGGTCGGACGAACGCAGGTCGAGACGATCTCGCTGGAGGATGGCGAGCCCGTCTGGGAGGAACCGACACCCATCCCGGCAGTCAGTGGATTCGGGTTTCGTCATCAAGGGATCCTCGTGCTGCCGCTTTCGACCGGCGAGATTACCTCGATTGATCTCGAGTCGGGGCGGATCCTCGCGACTTCGCCCCTCCCCGACGACATCCTGCCGGGAAACCTTGTCGCCGATGGCGGACGGATCGTGTTTCAGTCCGGCACGCGGGTCGCTGCATTTCGCAGTCCGGAAGACATCCGGCGTGAGATCGAAGCGGCCCTGGCCGCCGATGAGCCGGACGTGCGGGCACTGCAACTGCGGGGAGAACTGCGACTGCATCTCGGTGAGATTGACGCCGGTGTGGCCGACCTGATCGCAGCCATCGAACAGGGAGACGCGGGCCGCAGCCGGCACGTCCTTGGATCGGCCCTGATCGACGGACTGCGAACCGACTTCGACGAGTACCGGCCCTACGCGGCCCGACTCGACGAAATGATCGAGGAACCAAGGCTGCGGTCGACGTTCCTGCGGCGGTATGCGGTCGGACTCAGACGGCACGGCGAACACGCGGCCGCCCTGCAGCAATATCTTCGATTTGCCGAAGGGGTCGCCGGCAACGCGCGGCTCGAACAGGTGGAGGGAGACCGGTTCGTTCGGAGTGATCGATGGGTTCGCGGCGAATTCCTGGAACTGGTGGAAGGTGCGGACGACGCCACCCGCGCCGCCATGAATACGCAGTTCAGCAACTGGCTCGACGAAGCAACCGCAACTTCCGATGAGCAGGCGTTGCGACGATTCGTGACGTTGTTCGGACCGCATCCGCTCGCCGAGCAGGCGCTGGTCTGGCTGGCAAACCGGCTCGATCCGCAGGACGACTTCCTGACGCTCGAGTCGCTGCTGCTGACGCTGCGCGACTCGGACAAGGCGGAACTCCGCGCGTTTGCAACCGCGAAGCTGATTCAGACCGATCTCGCGATTGGCCACTCAGGCCGAGTCGCCCAACTGGCCACTGAACTCGAGAACCAGTATGCCGACGTGCCGGCACTGAATGATCAGACCGGAGCGGAACTGCTCGCCGAATGGCAGCAGCGCGACGACTGGGCCACGTTGACCGAACCGGCTCCGGAGTGGCCGGTCGATAACGTCGAGGTGACCAGCTCGATTGCCGGCCGCCGTGGCAGCAGCATGTATCCCGTCAATCACATCGGTCCCCGTTCGGATGTGTTTTTCGGCTGGACGTTCTTTGTCGATGCCGGCGGACAGGAGCTGACGGCGTACGATGCCATCGGCGAGCGACGCTGGACGCTGCGAGTCGGCGGCACGGGGGGACATGGCCCGTTCTCGGTCCGATACGTCATGACCCGCGGCCACCTGATGCTTGTCGCACTCAGAGACCAGTTCCGCATCGTCGCCATCGACGAGGATGACGACGTTGTCGAACTGTACAGCGGCCGGTTGACGCAGGGGCAGACGACGGCAATCGTTCCGGCACGCATCAAGGGGTTTCGCGGACAGCTGCAGCTCGACGCCACGCAGCAGGAACTGCTCGGAAACGTGGGGCCGCTGACAGGAGACGTCCTCTGTTATCTGCTCGAGACGACGCTGTACGCCGTCGATCCGCTGACCGGCCGCATCCTGTGGAAACGGGAGAACCTGCCATCAGGCAGCGAGATTCTTGCCGACGACCACTACGTCGTTCTCCGCACTCAGGACGACCGGCTGATCGTATTGCGGGGGGACGATGGCGCCCTGATTGGCGAGCGCGAGGTTCCCGATGGCGCCTCCGTCGATCGACGTGGCGCTGAGTGGGGCCGGCTGCTGCTACTGGCTGACGGAAGCGGAGAGCGGCAGGTTTTCGCCATGTACGATCCCGTCGACGAAAGCCTGCTCTGGAAGCGGGACTACGAAGAGGGAACGCGGTGGGCTCCGGTGGACGGCCAGGACATCGCAGTACTGACGCCGACCGGCGACTTCGAAGTGCTCGATTTTCAGACGGGAACCCCCGTGATCGCAACTCAGGTCGAGGCACAGCCACGACTCGAAGATTTCCTGGTCGAGACGAACGAGCAGTCATTGTTCGTAATGACGTACTCCCAGGCCACCGACGGGTCTCACGTGGACGTGCTGCCTGCCTCCGGGCGGAATCTCCCGGAAGTCAACGGGTTCGTCCACGGCCTGGCGAGGAAGACGGGCAAGCTGCTGTGGTCGCAACGCGTTGAACGCCAGGCGATCGACACGCATCTGCCGTCCGGCTGGCCGGCACTGATCTTCACCGCCCGGTTGAGCGGACCACAGCTTCAGGAGAACGGCCAGTTCCGGACTGTCAGCGAACTCTCGACGCTGGTGCTCGACAAGAAATCCGGACGTGTCCTTCACAAGGGGACCATGCAGGACCCGCTGATGAACACCGGCTGGCAGACGGATGTCGACGAGCGGACGATTCGCCTGCGGTTTCGACTGCGGGGGATCGAACTTCGCTTTCGCGAAGAGGCAGCCGAGCCCGAACCGCCGCCGCAGCAGGAGCCCGAAGCGGACTGA
- a CDS encoding lysylphosphatidylglycerol synthase transmembrane domain-containing protein has protein sequence MSESSPRWHQSRTVQLTIGLLVTAGCLAWAFYEMCREDPPAVVLRQIGSAFASANYLTLIPMLIALAIFYWLKTWRWQMLLRPLGHFSVPSLFGPVMIGFAFNNLLPAHLGEFVRVFVASRDQKLPMPAVLSSVVLERVFDVLAILAFLGLGLSFVPGMDPDVQNQAITVAIVAAAGVLSVVAFVLWTGPFVRLTERILELMPFVPDRLRDKLTGMLESGAAGLSAIKNVRLLLGIVATSLIQWALNGLLVYLSLRAFGIEISPLVACIVLGVVAFGVTVPSSPGYFGVIQLCFLMVLKLFTDDTREVFAASIYYHMAQYIPVTLIGLYYFNKSGLSVREVEREAEHEEETLEELGHAALEHAHESEDREAVPQDDR, from the coding sequence GTGTCCGAATCCTCACCTCGATGGCATCAGTCCCGAACGGTCCAGCTGACGATCGGACTGCTCGTCACTGCAGGCTGTCTGGCCTGGGCGTTCTACGAGATGTGTCGGGAGGACCCGCCTGCGGTCGTCCTGCGGCAGATCGGCAGCGCGTTTGCATCGGCGAACTACCTGACGCTGATCCCGATGCTGATCGCCCTGGCGATCTTCTACTGGCTGAAGACCTGGCGGTGGCAGATGCTGCTGCGGCCACTGGGACACTTCTCCGTTCCCAGTCTCTTCGGTCCGGTCATGATCGGGTTCGCCTTCAATAACCTGCTGCCGGCTCACCTGGGCGAATTCGTGCGGGTCTTTGTTGCTTCGCGCGACCAGAAGCTTCCGATGCCGGCGGTTCTCTCCAGCGTGGTGCTCGAGCGGGTCTTCGACGTACTGGCGATTCTGGCGTTTCTCGGCCTGGGACTGTCGTTCGTGCCCGGCATGGATCCGGACGTGCAGAATCAGGCGATCACCGTGGCGATCGTGGCCGCCGCGGGCGTCCTGTCGGTTGTCGCGTTCGTCCTCTGGACCGGACCGTTCGTACGGCTGACCGAGCGGATTCTCGAACTCATGCCGTTTGTCCCCGACCGGCTGCGGGACAAGCTGACGGGTATGCTCGAGTCGGGAGCCGCCGGCCTCTCGGCAATCAAGAACGTCCGCCTGCTGCTCGGTATCGTGGCCACGTCGCTGATTCAGTGGGCCCTCAACGGATTACTCGTGTACCTTTCACTGCGGGCGTTCGGCATCGAAATCTCCCCGCTGGTCGCGTGTATCGTCCTCGGCGTCGTTGCCTTCGGCGTGACGGTCCCCTCCTCGCCGGGGTACTTCGGCGTCATTCAGCTCTGCTTTCTGATGGTGCTCAAGCTGTTCACCGACGACACCCGCGAAGTGTTCGCCGCGTCGATCTACTACCACATGGCGCAGTACATCCCGGTCACGTTGATCGGCCTGTACTACTTCAACAAATCGGGGCTGAGCGTCCGCGAGGTCGAACGGGAAGCAGAACACGAAGAAGAGACGCTCGAGGAACTCGGACACGCCGCGCTCGAGCACGCTCATGAGTCCGAAGACCGCGAAGCGGTCCCCCAGGACGATCGCTGA
- a CDS encoding EVE domain-containing protein encodes MAKRASKSRSAKRRYWLFKSEPSSYSIDDLAAESDQTTFWDGVRNYQARNMLRDDVQVGDRVLFYHSNARPMAVVGTCEVVKAAYPDHTAFDPDDHHYDPKSDPDEPTWFMVDVKLIQKFDTPVTRDMLKECGDLSEMMVLKRGSRLSIQPVTAGEWKAIHKLAGAKDR; translated from the coding sequence ATGGCCAAACGTGCGTCGAAATCCCGCAGCGCCAAGCGGCGCTACTGGCTCTTCAAATCGGAACCATCCTCATATTCGATCGACGATCTGGCAGCCGAGTCGGACCAGACGACATTCTGGGATGGCGTGCGCAACTACCAGGCCCGCAATATGCTGCGGGACGACGTGCAGGTCGGCGACCGCGTGCTGTTTTACCACAGTAACGCCAGGCCGATGGCCGTCGTGGGAACCTGCGAGGTCGTCAAGGCGGCCTACCCCGACCATACGGCGTTCGACCCGGACGATCATCACTACGATCCCAAGAGCGATCCGGACGAACCGACCTGGTTCATGGTCGACGTGAAACTGATTCAGAAGTTTGACACGCCTGTGACGCGCGACATGCTCAAGGAGTGTGGGGACCTGTCCGAGATGATGGTCCTGAAACGCGGTTCGCGGCTGTCGATCCAGCCGGTCACCGCAGGCGAATGGAAAGCGATTCACAAGCTTGCCGGTGCGAAAGACAGGTAA
- a CDS encoding succinylglutamate desuccinylase/aspartoacylase family protein: MSGRSKKLVLGGVSVRPGEVKDIRLKISETYTGDPIATPIRVINARRSGPCVFVSAAIHGDELTGTGIIHELLNGDPLELKRGTLLLVPVVNVFGFENHDRYLPDRRDLNRQFPGSVTGSLASRIAKTFMEEIVAQCQYGVDLHAAAASRTNFPNVRADLSMPEVRRIARAFGCELVIDGAGPVGCMRREACRKGCATMILEAGEPLKVEPAMLEIGVRGVRNVLMELDMLDGERILPPYQTTVRKTTWIRAEVGGFLRFHVKPGDLVKHGQPVASNFTILGEHQNLLVSPVDGVVLGMTTIPAVKPGEPVCHIALPGRNLKSIRKAVNAMDPEDIHQRVRDDMATRIQVTTHDEMDDALESAGDD; this comes from the coding sequence ATGAGCGGTCGGTCGAAGAAGCTGGTCCTCGGCGGCGTTTCCGTCCGGCCAGGCGAGGTCAAAGACATTCGCCTGAAGATTTCCGAAACCTATACCGGTGACCCGATCGCCACGCCGATCCGTGTCATCAATGCCCGTCGCTCCGGACCATGCGTGTTCGTGAGTGCCGCGATCCACGGGGACGAGCTGACCGGCACCGGCATCATTCACGAACTGCTCAACGGCGACCCGCTCGAACTGAAGCGGGGAACATTGCTGCTGGTCCCGGTGGTCAACGTCTTCGGCTTCGAGAATCACGACCGCTATCTGCCCGACCGCCGCGACCTCAACCGGCAGTTCCCGGGGTCGGTCACCGGCAGTCTGGCGAGCCGCATCGCGAAGACCTTCATGGAGGAGATCGTCGCCCAGTGCCAGTACGGAGTCGACCTGCACGCCGCGGCTGCATCCCGCACGAACTTTCCCAACGTGCGGGCCGATCTGTCGATGCCCGAAGTCCGCCGCATCGCGCGGGCCTTCGGGTGCGAACTGGTCATCGACGGTGCCGGGCCGGTCGGATGCATGCGTCGCGAGGCCTGTCGCAAGGGCTGTGCAACGATGATCCTCGAAGCGGGAGAACCCCTGAAGGTCGAGCCGGCAATGCTGGAAATCGGCGTGCGGGGCGTCCGCAACGTCCTGATGGAGCTGGACATGCTCGACGGAGAGCGGATTCTGCCTCCGTACCAGACGACGGTCCGCAAGACGACCTGGATCCGGGCCGAGGTGGGGGGATTCCTGCGGTTTCACGTCAAACCGGGCGACCTGGTCAAACATGGCCAGCCCGTGGCGTCGAACTTCACGATCCTGGGTGAACACCAGAATCTGCTGGTCAGCCCCGTCGACGGCGTCGTCCTGGGAATGACCACGATTCCGGCCGTCAAACCGGGAGAACCGGTCTGCCATATTGCCCTGCCCGGCCGCAACCTCAAGTCGATCCGCAAGGCGGTCAACGCCATGGATCCCGAGGATATCCACCAGCGGGTTCGCGACGACATGGCCACCCGTATCCAGGTCACCACGCACGACGAGATGGACGACGCACTGGAGTCAGCCGGCGACGATTGA
- a CDS encoding YjhG/YagF family D-xylonate dehydratase, translating into MPHDLPALLDLPGSAFFDVQSKAPGPEGSLPISEEMLLNSPSGDLFGMTQNAGMGWNPQQLLRDQILLLSTQGGVRGEDGKPIALGYHTGHWEVGLLVKAAAEQLDELKKLPFAGFVSDPCDGRSQGTTAMMDSLAYRNDAAVVLKRLIRSLPTRKGVIGVATCDKGLPAMMMAVSAFRNLPAIIVPGGVTLPPEQGEDAGKVQAIGARYAHGEIDLAYAAEMGCKACGSPGGGCQFLGTAATSQVVSEALGLSMPHSALAPSGQPIWLEGARAAARALVSQQERKITLADILTEDALHNAMVLHAAFGGSTNLLLHIPGIAFEAGLVRPTVEDWNRINRQVPRIVDVLPNGPVGHPTVRVFLAGGVPEVMLHMRELGLLRGNALTATGEPLDAVLDWWAGSERRQQLRERLREADGVDPDDVIMSPEAARAAGLTSTVTFPVGNIAPEGSVIKSTAIDPSVVDEDGVYRKLGPARVFTSERAAIAAVKGRTDPPIREGDIIVLMCRGPLGSGMEETYQITSALRYLPFGKHVAVITDARFSGVSTGACIGHVGPEAMANGPIGRIRDGDLIEIVVDRVNLTGQINFVGTPDQRCTREEGALILAEREPAVALEADPDLPADTRLWALLQQLGGGTWGGCVYDVDAVAKVISAGLSATSDT; encoded by the coding sequence ATGCCTCACGATCTCCCTGCCCTGCTCGACCTGCCGGGCTCCGCATTCTTCGACGTCCAGTCCAAAGCCCCTGGTCCGGAGGGCTCTCTTCCGATCTCCGAAGAGATGCTGCTGAACAGCCCCAGCGGTGATCTGTTCGGCATGACGCAGAATGCCGGCATGGGGTGGAATCCGCAGCAGCTGCTCCGCGACCAGATTCTGCTGTTGAGTACGCAGGGGGGAGTGCGGGGCGAAGACGGTAAACCGATCGCCCTGGGCTACCACACCGGCCACTGGGAAGTCGGCCTGCTCGTGAAGGCCGCGGCCGAACAGCTCGACGAACTCAAAAAGCTTCCCTTTGCCGGGTTCGTGTCTGATCCCTGTGACGGACGCTCGCAGGGGACGACCGCCATGATGGACAGCCTGGCCTACCGCAACGACGCTGCGGTGGTGCTTAAACGGCTGATCCGATCGCTGCCGACCCGCAAGGGGGTCATCGGCGTTGCCACGTGCGACAAGGGGCTGCCGGCCATGATGATGGCCGTCTCGGCGTTCCGAAACCTGCCGGCCATCATTGTTCCAGGGGGGGTGACTCTGCCGCCGGAACAGGGAGAGGACGCCGGCAAGGTGCAGGCGATCGGGGCCCGGTACGCTCACGGCGAAATTGACCTCGCCTACGCTGCCGAGATGGGCTGCAAGGCCTGCGGATCTCCCGGTGGCGGCTGCCAGTTTCTGGGGACTGCCGCGACGTCTCAGGTGGTTTCCGAGGCTCTGGGACTCTCGATGCCTCACTCGGCACTCGCACCGTCAGGGCAACCGATCTGGCTGGAGGGCGCTCGCGCTGCGGCTCGGGCACTCGTTTCCCAGCAGGAGCGGAAGATTACCCTCGCGGACATCCTCACCGAAGATGCCCTGCACAACGCGATGGTGCTGCATGCGGCGTTCGGCGGATCGACGAATCTGCTGCTGCACATCCCCGGGATCGCGTTCGAAGCCGGCCTGGTCCGCCCCACGGTCGAAGACTGGAACCGCATCAACCGGCAGGTCCCCCGCATCGTCGACGTGCTTCCCAACGGGCCGGTCGGTCACCCGACGGTCCGGGTATTCCTCGCCGGCGGCGTCCCGGAGGTCATGCTGCACATGCGGGAGCTGGGGCTGCTGCGTGGCAACGCCCTGACAGCCACGGGCGAGCCGCTCGATGCCGTCCTGGACTGGTGGGCTGGGTCCGAACGACGCCAGCAGTTGCGGGAACGGCTCCGCGAGGCAGACGGTGTCGATCCGGACGACGTCATCATGTCGCCAGAAGCTGCCAGGGCCGCGGGACTGACGAGCACGGTCACCTTTCCGGTCGGCAACATCGCCCCGGAAGGCTCGGTCATCAAGAGCACGGCGATCGATCCGAGCGTGGTGGACGAGGACGGCGTGTACCGCAAACTCGGTCCCGCACGGGTCTTCACGTCCGAACGGGCCGCGATCGCCGCGGTCAAGGGCCGGACCGACCCGCCGATCCGCGAGGGAGACATCATCGTGCTGATGTGCCGCGGACCACTGGGCTCCGGCATGGAAGAGACGTATCAGATCACCTCGGCGCTTCGGTATCTTCCGTTCGGCAAGCATGTGGCTGTGATCACAGACGCGCGGTTCTCCGGCGTGTCGACCGGAGCGTGCATCGGACATGTGGGCCCCGAAGCGATGGCGAACGGACCGATCGGTCGCATTCGTGACGGCGACCTGATCGAGATCGTCGTCGACCGAGTCAACCTGACCGGGCAGATCAACTTCGTCGGTACGCCGGACCAGCGCTGCACCCGCGAGGAAGGCGCCCTCATCCTCGCGGAGCGGGAGCCGGCTGTCGCACTGGAAGCCGACCCGGACCTGCCGGCCGATACGCGGCTGTGGGCGCTGCTGCAGCAGCTTGGCGGCGGCACGTGGGGCGGCTGCGTGTACGACGTCGACGCGGTCGCAAAAGTCATCTCCGCGGGCCTGTCGGCCACTTCAGACACCTGA